A genomic region of Trichothermofontia sichuanensis B231 contains the following coding sequences:
- a CDS encoding NAD-dependent epimerase/dehydratase family protein has protein sequence MIQTALVTGANGFTGSHLVKALVREGATVVGWVRPTSNLARLRDVPVSLAYGDITDRAALETAMAEVDAVFHTAACVELGLVDAALMTQTNVEGTRAVLAALEAVARRRPTPPKLLYCSTIGIYGDTQGRVVNEDFQRQQVGFSSAYDRTKYEAQQLVDQAAQAGLPVVSVLPSGIFGADDPHFGPVLRLFLSGRLKFWPGGDRLTGIVHVDDLVRGMLLAGERGQPGAHYILSSGDCSLREMFAILSDATGIAPPRDIPEPVVRLAGNLLEVIGRLFNWNPPLSRERVHYLYDRCVRVDSSKARRELGWQPRSVEATLRDIISQLQAESGHPPDRQSDRPHP, from the coding sequence ATGATTCAAACTGCGCTGGTCACCGGTGCCAATGGGTTTACAGGTTCCCATCTGGTGAAGGCCCTTGTTCGCGAAGGGGCAACCGTGGTGGGGTGGGTACGGCCCACCAGTAATCTTGCTCGTTTGCGTGATGTTCCGGTTTCCTTGGCCTATGGTGACATTACCGATCGCGCCGCCCTGGAAACCGCTATGGCTGAGGTAGATGCCGTTTTCCATACCGCCGCCTGCGTTGAACTGGGGTTAGTTGATGCCGCCCTGATGACGCAGACCAATGTCGAGGGAACCCGCGCCGTGTTAGCCGCCCTCGAAGCGGTAGCCCGTCGCCGCCCAACACCACCGAAATTGCTCTATTGCAGCACGATCGGTATCTATGGGGATACCCAGGGTCGCGTTGTGAATGAAGACTTCCAGCGCCAGCAGGTAGGCTTTTCCTCGGCCTACGATCGTACCAAATACGAGGCGCAGCAACTCGTTGATCAGGCGGCCCAAGCCGGGTTACCCGTGGTCAGCGTCCTGCCATCAGGTATCTTTGGTGCGGATGACCCCCACTTTGGCCCCGTATTGCGGCTGTTCCTGTCGGGGCGTCTCAAATTCTGGCCGGGGGGCGATCGTCTGACCGGCATTGTTCATGTGGATGATCTGGTAAGGGGAATGCTGTTGGCAGGGGAACGGGGCCAACCCGGTGCCCATTATATTCTGTCGAGTGGCGATTGCTCCCTGCGGGAAATGTTTGCGATCCTGAGCGATGCGACCGGAATTGCGCCCCCTAGGGACATTCCCGAACCCGTGGTGCGCCTTGCCGGCAATCTGTTAGAGGTGATTGGCCGGTTATTCAATTGGAACCCACCCCTGAGTCGGGAACGGGTGCATTATCTCTACGATCGCTGCGTGCGGGTCGATAGCAGCAAAGCCAGACGCGAACTGGGTTGGCAGCCCCGCAGCGTTGAGGCCACCCTACGAGATATTATTAGCCAACTCCAGGCTGAATCAGGCCATCCTCCAGATAGGCAATCCGATCGGCCACATCCATAA
- a CDS encoding STAS domain-containing protein, whose amino-acid sequence METGKVKVIEPVGIFDRARAGTVRQDINDSLNSDIEIILIDFSGVTFTDSSGLGELVRSYKHIREAGKQLYLCSLNDQTKMLFQITNVDRIFTVYENRAAFEKAHA is encoded by the coding sequence ATGGAAACAGGCAAAGTAAAAGTCATTGAACCTGTCGGCATCTTCGATCGTGCCCGTGCGGGTACGGTGCGACAAGACATCAATGACAGCCTCAACAGTGATATTGAGATCATTTTGATTGACTTTTCAGGGGTGACCTTTACCGACTCATCGGGGTTAGGTGAATTGGTGCGATCGTATAAACACATTCGAGAAGCTGGTAAACAACTCTATCTCTGCTCCCTCAACGACCAGACGAAAATGCTGTTTCAGATTACTAATGTCGATCGTATCTTTACGGTGTACGAAAACCGTGCTGCCTTTGAAAAGGCCCACGCATAA
- a CDS encoding adenylate/guanylate cyclase domain-containing protein, whose protein sequence is MSRQLSTLLGLCKARLSWQITAWVFLSIVAIEVIIFIPSYYRRERELLQQLGEVAVATVTSLKRATMQQEVSTSEVIDKVKFLTENTEILGAAVYDRQGQPVATFGEVPELGYPNFQAGQQEVRQLNAAGTRLDVAWPAAMIDNQHALILRVDATSVPRELMAFAGRITGLVVIISLVVTLTTMVVLGVIVITPILRLRDNLILAGEALNRDEYMAHFHTLPTHRRDELGEVMVAFEQMYQRVWTEIQSRKASEAALRLEQEKSERLLLNILPATIVAQLKESPQTIAQRFEEATILFADLVDFSGLASQMSPTDLVDLLNQIFSTFDQLAEKHGLEKIKTIGDAYMAVGGLPLPQANHTEAVADMALDMQQAIGQFQRTDGQPFHLRIGINTGPVVAGVIGIKKFIYDLWGDAVNVASRMESQGRVNSIQVTQAVYDRLQSTYVFEERGMIQVKGRGDMMTYFLKGKQHGAEVC, encoded by the coding sequence ATGTCACGTCAGTTGAGTACGCTCCTGGGACTGTGTAAGGCTCGTCTTTCTTGGCAGATTACGGCCTGGGTTTTTTTGAGCATTGTGGCGATCGAAGTCATCATTTTTATCCCCTCCTACTACCGGCGGGAGCGCGAACTGCTCCAGCAATTAGGGGAAGTGGCGGTCGCGACAGTGACTTCTCTAAAACGAGCCACCATGCAGCAGGAAGTCTCGACCTCAGAGGTGATTGATAAAGTCAAATTCCTGACCGAGAACACCGAAATACTGGGGGCAGCCGTATATGACCGCCAGGGACAACCGGTTGCAACCTTTGGGGAAGTGCCGGAACTCGGCTATCCAAATTTTCAAGCAGGACAGCAGGAAGTTCGGCAACTCAATGCCGCCGGAACCCGCCTGGATGTCGCTTGGCCCGCTGCGATGATCGACAACCAGCACGCCCTCATCCTCCGAGTTGACGCCACCTCCGTCCCGCGGGAACTGATGGCCTTTGCCGGGCGCATTACCGGGTTAGTCGTGATTATTTCCCTGGTCGTCACCCTCACCACAATGGTGGTCCTAGGTGTCATTGTGATTACCCCGATTTTGCGCCTACGGGATAATCTCATCCTGGCCGGGGAAGCCCTGAATCGTGATGAATATATGGCCCATTTCCACACCTTGCCCACCCATCGTCGGGATGAGCTAGGTGAGGTCATGGTCGCCTTTGAGCAAATGTACCAGCGGGTGTGGACAGAAATCCAGAGCCGCAAAGCCTCCGAAGCCGCCCTCCGGCTAGAGCAGGAGAAATCGGAACGACTGTTACTCAATATCCTGCCAGCAACGATCGTGGCCCAGTTGAAAGAAAGTCCCCAGACGATTGCGCAACGTTTTGAAGAGGCTACCATCCTCTTTGCTGACCTGGTGGACTTTAGCGGCCTTGCTAGCCAAATGTCACCAACTGATCTCGTCGATTTGCTCAATCAAATCTTTTCGACCTTTGATCAACTGGCGGAAAAGCATGGGCTGGAAAAAATTAAGACGATCGGGGATGCCTATATGGCCGTCGGTGGCCTGCCCCTGCCCCAGGCCAACCATACCGAAGCCGTCGCCGATATGGCCCTGGATATGCAACAGGCGATCGGGCAATTCCAACGGACTGACGGCCAACCCTTTCACCTGCGCATTGGCATCAATACCGGACCCGTAGTGGCGGGCGTGATTGGCATCAAAAAGTTTATCTATGACCTATGGGGCGATGCCGTGAATGTGGCCAGTCGCATGGAATCCCAAGGCCGGGTAAACAGTATTCAGGTGACCCAAGCCGTCTACGATCGCCTCCAGAGTACCTATGTGTTTGAGGAACGCGGTATGATTCAGGTCAAGGGTCGGGGAGACATGATGACGTATTTCCTGAAGGGGAAACAGCATGGTGCTGAAGTTTGCTAG
- the crtD gene encoding C-3',4' desaturase CrtD, with the protein MTAVSHSSTAAGRNPRPTAIVIGAGIGGLTAAALLAKRGYSVQVLEQAWVPGGCASTFRRRGFTFDVGATQVAGLEPGGIHHRIFTELGVDLPDASPCDPACAVYLPGEAEPISVWRDRRLWQQERVRQFPGSERFWQLLDTLFQASWAFQERDPILPPRNLWDLGQLLQAVRPDTLITAPFTLMTVGDALRLYGLDNQWRLKRFLDLQLKLYSQVEADETALLYAATALGLSQTPHGLFHLKGSMQVLSDRLVTALGQWGGQLHLGQAVEQILTEQGRAVGVVVRDRKTGTLRTEYAGAIVANVTVQNLLQLLHPHPDGRKGSLTSPLDRNYQHRVAKLPPASGAFVLYLGVDQAAIPLDCPPHLQFLYDRDGPIAENNSLFISVSQPGDGRAPAGQATIIASSFTDPDLWWHCADYAALKHQYQATALSHLSQFFHLTPDTLIHCEAATPRTFARYTGRDRGIVGGIAQRPSSFGPFGFANRTPISGLWLVGDSTHPGEGTAGVSYSAWTVVRQITAPL; encoded by the coding sequence ATGACGGCTGTCTCTCACTCCTCAACAGCGGCTGGGCGGAATCCCCGTCCCACCGCGATCGTGATTGGAGCGGGGATTGGGGGATTGACGGCGGCGGCTTTACTGGCTAAACGCGGGTATTCGGTGCAGGTGCTGGAGCAAGCCTGGGTGCCGGGGGGCTGTGCGTCTACCTTCCGGCGGCGGGGGTTTACCTTTGATGTGGGAGCTACCCAGGTGGCAGGGTTGGAGCCGGGGGGGATTCACCACCGGATTTTTACCGAATTAGGGGTAGATTTACCCGATGCCAGCCCCTGTGATCCGGCCTGTGCTGTTTATCTGCCAGGGGAAGCGGAACCGATTTCAGTGTGGCGCGATCGCCGCCTGTGGCAACAGGAACGGGTACGGCAATTCCCAGGGAGCGAGCGTTTCTGGCAGTTGCTCGACACCCTCTTTCAGGCCAGTTGGGCATTCCAGGAACGCGACCCCATTTTGCCACCCCGGAACCTGTGGGACCTGGGTCAACTGCTCCAGGCCGTGCGCCCCGATACGCTCATCACCGCTCCTTTTACCTTGATGACGGTGGGGGATGCCTTGCGTTTGTACGGGTTGGACAATCAATGGCGGTTAAAACGGTTCCTAGATCTGCAATTAAAACTCTACTCCCAGGTGGAAGCCGACGAAACCGCCCTGCTCTATGCCGCCACTGCCCTGGGGCTATCCCAAACCCCCCACGGCCTCTTTCACCTCAAGGGCAGTATGCAGGTTCTCAGCGATCGCCTGGTGACCGCCCTGGGCCAATGGGGTGGGCAATTACACCTGGGACAAGCCGTTGAGCAGATTCTCACTGAGCAGGGGCGGGCCGTGGGTGTCGTTGTGCGCGATCGCAAAACGGGCACCTTGCGAACTGAGTATGCAGGCGCGATCGTTGCCAATGTCACGGTGCAAAACCTCCTCCAGCTACTCCATCCCCATCCCGATGGTCGTAAGGGTTCCCTAACGTCTCCCCTAGACCGGAACTACCAACACCGCGTGGCGAAACTGCCCCCTGCATCCGGTGCCTTTGTGCTGTACCTGGGGGTTGATCAGGCTGCGATTCCCCTGGACTGTCCACCCCACCTTCAGTTCCTCTACGATCGCGACGGCCCGATCGCCGAAAACAACTCTCTCTTCATCTCCGTTAGTCAACCGGGCGATGGCCGTGCCCCCGCTGGTCAGGCTACCATTATTGCCTCCAGTTTCACCGATCCCGACCTGTGGTGGCACTGTGCCGATTATGCCGCCCTCAAACACCAGTACCAGGCCACGGCCCTCTCCCACCTGAGCCAATTTTTCCACCTGACCCCCGACACCCTGATCCATTGCGAAGCCGCAACCCCCCGCACCTTTGCCCGCTATACTGGGCGCGATCGGGGCATCGTCGGGGGGATTGCCCAGCGTCCCAGCAGCTTTGGCCCCTTTGGCTTTGCCAATCGTACCCCCATCTCTGGCCTCTGGCTCGTGGGGGATTCCACCCATCCTGGCGAAGGCACCGCTGGCGTTAGCTACTCCGCCTGGACCGTTGTTCGCCAGATCACCGCTCCCCTCTAA
- a CDS encoding ABC transporter ATP-binding protein, producing MATSTDFPASMLKTAAISARGVEMTFQSGRQSYRVLGGIDLEIQPGQIQLLMGPSGSGKTTLLSILAGILTPTAGSVKLLGTEITQLSAKELAQFRLKHIGFVFQGFNLFPALTTLENVELALNLHGIKGRPARLEAQLLLEQVGLADKLSLKPRDLSGGQKQRVAIARALAGHPKLIMADEPTASLDSHSGHAVIKLLQQLAKERQATVLIVTHDPRIMDVADRIAYLEDGLIQPGVG from the coding sequence GCGACTTCGACGGACTTCCCAGCCAGTATGCTCAAAACGGCAGCAATTTCTGCCCGTGGCGTGGAAATGACTTTTCAATCTGGACGCCAGTCTTACCGGGTGCTGGGGGGAATTGATTTAGAAATTCAACCAGGCCAAATTCAGCTTTTGATGGGACCTTCTGGTTCGGGCAAAACCACCTTGTTATCTATCCTGGCTGGTATCCTGACACCTACAGCCGGCAGTGTCAAGCTGTTGGGAACAGAAATTACTCAGCTTTCGGCCAAGGAACTAGCCCAATTCCGGCTCAAGCATATTGGCTTTGTGTTTCAGGGGTTTAATCTCTTCCCAGCCCTGACGACGTTGGAAAATGTCGAACTGGCCTTAAATTTACATGGGATTAAGGGACGACCCGCCCGCCTAGAAGCCCAACTTCTGCTCGAACAAGTGGGATTAGCCGATAAGCTCTCGCTGAAGCCACGGGATCTTTCTGGGGGGCAAAAGCAGCGGGTGGCGATCGCCCGCGCCTTGGCAGGACACCCAAAGTTAATTATGGCGGATGAACCGACGGCTTCTCTTGACTCCCACAGTGGCCATGCGGTGATTAAGCTGCTCCAGCAATTGGCGAAGGAACGGCAGGCAACTGTGCTGATTGTGACCCATGATCCCCGGATTATGGATGTGGCCGATCGGATTGCCTATCTGGAGGATGGCCTGATTCAGCCTGGAGTTGGCTAA
- a CDS encoding pentapeptide repeat-containing protein codes for MSCRLWTVWNRLRPWLVMALWGLCLWALSPASLTWAADYNKEFLVGADFSHQDLTDSSFTSANLRNSDLSGSNLQGVSLFGANLDSANLTGADLRAALIDNARLTNANLTNAVLEGASAANARFNGATIAGADFTDVLMRPDMEVYLCGIATGTNPITGRQTRDTLNCD; via the coding sequence ATGAGTTGTCGTCTTTGGACTGTTTGGAACCGCCTTCGGCCTTGGTTAGTCATGGCTTTGTGGGGCCTCTGTCTGTGGGCGCTCAGTCCGGCTAGCCTCACTTGGGCGGCTGATTACAACAAGGAATTTTTAGTGGGAGCGGATTTTTCCCATCAGGATTTGACCGATTCCAGCTTTACCAGTGCTAACCTGCGCAACAGCGACCTGAGTGGCAGTAATCTTCAGGGAGTGAGCCTCTTCGGGGCCAATCTGGACAGTGCGAATCTGACCGGGGCGGATCTGCGGGCAGCCTTGATCGATAATGCCCGTTTGACGAATGCTAACCTGACCAATGCCGTTTTAGAAGGGGCTTCGGCGGCCAATGCCCGGTTTAATGGAGCCACGATCGCGGGGGCTGACTTTACTGATGTCTTGATGCGTCCGGATATGGAAGTGTACCTCTGTGGCATTGCCACGGGCACCAACCCCATCACAGGACGGCAAACCCGCGATACCCTCAATTGCGATTAA